From the genome of Toxoplasma gondii ME49 chromosome XII, whole genome shotgun sequence:
tcttctcgctggtCGGCGACTCAGACAAAGAGCTGTGGAGACTGTTTGCGGAGCGCATCGAGAAGGAGTTCATTCTCCGAGAGCTGTCCGTCTTGAACCTGGTCTCTGTGCTGCGCGTCTTCGAGAAGCTGGAGGGCGCGTTCGGGGATGAgttcgccgccttcgtcgccacTCTGCAGGACTTGCTGAAAGCAGGAATCTCGCAGTTCGACGCCATCGAGCTCCACGACACCCTCGTCGCGCTCTCGATGAATCAccgggagacgaagagagacctGCAACTTGTGCGCTTCGCCCTGGCCGAGATGGACAAGAAAGTCCacgctctctccctcctcaaCCAACTGTCGCTGCTCCAGGCGCTGGTCCGACTGAAAATCGAGCACCGCGAGCTGACGGACCTCGTAGCCTCGCAGCTGCAAGACGGCAGAAAAATTCGCAACATGCCACCGAAGTTCGTCGCTCAAACTGTCTGGGTCTTCGCGAAGCTCGGAAGGCTCGCAGACGTCGCGTGCACTGTGGGACCGCTGGTaagggaaggcgaggaaggaacggaccgagacgcgagcgacTGGAAAtggacagaaacgaaaagagaaacgtcGAGTAGAGGAACGAGCCGAAGCGAAGCAACAGGTCTCTCTGCGGAGGTCCTTTCAGCAAACGAGAGTGGTTTTACAATATTTTATTTCGTATCTGCTTTTTACATGTTTCACACTTTGTGAATAAATCACTTATCGAAGCATGAAGATTAATCCCAAATGTTTGCTTCCATGTCCAAGATACATTTTTCGGCTGATGTTGCCAATGGACGAGAGCCGCTTCCACGCGtttggagaaggaagagagacgcaaaacaGCCGAAAGAGCGCGGGGGGTGGAGCCGGGAGGCGAGATGAGAGAGCGGAGGAAATGCGCTGCGTCAGGACGCTTCTGTGTGCCGACAGAGCGAGGAACTTGTGAACGAAGAGATGCAAGCAGGTAGCTGCAGAGTCGAAGAACACTGTTCGCACCAGTCCTGTATTTCTCCTTTCGCAGATGGAACACCACATCAAACGATTCTCCGTCGTCGATTTCGCACGCCTCGCCCAGGCTCTGCCTGCCGTaagttcctcttctctcttttgtcttttctctcttctctctctcctcttctctctcttctctctctcctcttctctctctcctcttctctctcctcttctctctcttctcttctctctcctctcctctctcttctcttctctctctcctctctctctcctctcctctctcttctctctctcctcttctctctctcctcttctctctctcctcttctctctcttctcttctctctcttcgctctccttctctttcttctttcgtttttctgtttcgcgttcgtctcgacttcctctctcttctctgtctgctgtcgagttttcgtcttccaccttctcctgcttgtatctttcttcttctctctgcttcgcctcctcagTCCGTTTCGACGTTTTCTGCTTGGTTGCCGGTGCGCTGCATTTCTCGGGGTgtccttcgtttttcgacTGTTTTCCCGGTGTTTTCTTTCCCCCGTCCTCGCGTCTGTCGTCGGCCTCCTCGAagcgtcgttctctctcgccgtctcctgtTTGCCAACTCTCTGTTTCCGGCCTCTGCCTGGGGGATCTGCGAGTCCCGCAGATCGCCTGCTCttcgcagctgcagaaacaaTGACTGAAGCGCTTCAATTTTCGAAGTTGAGGAAGCCTCACTTCTGAAGGCGTTTCGTTTGTTTCAGAGATCTTGCGCCATTTTCCGGTAGAACAATCCACTTTCCTCTGTCCATCTTGCAGCCGCTGTGAAAGCATGCTTTCATGCTTTCACAGGATGCAGCTTTGCTCAGAATCACCTTGATCTTTGCGGTCGGTGTCCTCGCGGTGATGTGCGTGAGCGTAGCCGGAAAGACACTTGCAGCTTTTTCTACGATGTCTGCCTGCTAAAGATGAAGTTCACAACTGGTTCTTTCTCAGAGATGTTGATTTCTAAGACGACGAGGCTGACGACTCTcgcttcgctgtttcttcgtctgaaGCCTGTCCTTCACTGTTCACCTTGCGCTTCTCATCCCCATGTTCACTGCGTCCACTGTTCTGCCCCTGtgcttccctctgttctcATCCGGTCCTTCATTTCTTGCATTTCCCTCTTGTTTTCAACGCGTCTTTTtcgacttttttctctcgatttcTCAGGGTTCCTCTGTGCCTCTCCGAGTGTGTCGAAGCCTCCAAGAGCGGCTTGCGTCCATGAGCGTGAAGgagttctgtttcttcctctgcgcatgcgttcgcCTGAATATTCTTCCTGACCAGCATGGCCGTATTCCGTACTTCTCGAATGCCGCCGACGAGGACGCCCAAGGTGAGACGCCCTTCGGTTTCTCaactgtcttctctcctgctctccattctcgtttctcttcccttttgCATCTCGACCCCCCACTCTTcatttcttcctcctgtgtcttgggttctctttcttcgtctcgttttcGTTCTCACAGACGgcttgtctgcttccttctttctcttctttctctcttttctctgcttctgtgctcgcgtgtctcgccttccttttttGCGCAGTCCCTCTGAGTCTCAGGAttcgctgttttccttcttcgcagacCTCTTGGCCGGAAACTCTTCGGCCCTGATTGCGACGATCGACGCGGCCGGACTGCTGGAGTCTCTCTTGTCCTTTATGAACGCGAAAGAAAGTGAATTTCGCTGCGAGGACATCCGCAGAGTAGTCCTCGTTCTGCAAGGCTACGCCGCCGACTACGGCTACCTCCTGCAACAACTTCCAGAAGGATGGAAAGACATTGAAGAAAATCTTGATACCatggcagagagacaggaaacgtcTGAAAAAGCCTGATATGCTCGATTCCATAAAACTGAGTTTTTCGAtatttctctttctccccagaagcgaagaggaccATTCGTCctcatttcttctcgccttctcggcgGATAGACAATTACATCTCTGTCTCGAGTTCCTACTGAATAGAAGGTGCCCTgctttctcggtttctctttctgtttcttcctgcgAGGTTCCCCATCTGCTCAGCTTGCGGTGGGTATCTCTCCGGTCGGTCGAACGCATATTTGTGCCTGTCGtgtctcttgtctcgcttcttccttcaagTTTTCGTTCACCTCTTCGCTgatttcctgcttctcttccgtgCCTCTCGACTCAGTCTGAAGAAGCCTGTGAAGAGTCCCGAACTCTCCGGAGAGGCTTTTCTGCTCAGTTCTCTCTGCCGTTTGCTTCCTCCGCTAAACAAACAACGAAGTCGGGAAAGACAAGGAGTGAGACGCATCGAAGCCGCAGAACTCAACGAAGTCAGCGTACACAGAGACGTGGTTTTTGCGTGCGAAGACCCACATAAAAACAGGTATCTGCAGAAAAGCAAATACATAAATAAATACGTAAATAAAAGTATAAAATAAGTAGATATACATGGTAGTAAGGAGTTGAGCGAATGCTTGGAGACGAGTTTCAGAGGCCGGTCTCGGCATGTTTCGAGACGTTTTGGCAACTGCAGACGCAAACTGTTTCGCAGTTGACATTGCTTTCCTCCTACGGGGCCCCCaccgagacaaaacgagagacacaaggCTTTGCGCTAC
Proteins encoded in this window:
- a CDS encoding hypothetical protein (encoded by transcript TGME49_249690), with product MKFSSPASLRWTRSFSRAPRVSTARGLPGSSPSVFSSRGLASPVRSRLPPEPQASLPARATQPPAPSVVSRSLSRSLSLQHRRASPSSPSPRSSALVSCFFSSVSSVRVTSAAACGGSDVASSSPHGSSVTTSSAIEQAPLRDPLVNPSFTAQKIPKDYVKKTLIPHLENQIAVVAKALNELELANLAAAYSKLPPALRHPELCRELAEKVKFRMNGFGAQEIVLALHPLFSLVGDSDKELWRLFAERIEKEFILRELSVLNLVSVLRVFEKLEGAFGDEFAAFVATLQDLLKAGISQFDAIELHDTLVALSMNHRETKRDLQLVRFALAEMDKKVHALSLLNQLSLLQALVRLKIEHRELTDLVASQLQDGRKIRNMPPKFVAQTVWVFAKLGRLADVACTVGPLMEHHIKRFSVVDFARLAQALPAGSSVPLRVCRSLQERLASMSVKEFCFFLCACVRLNILPDQHGRIPYFSNAADEDAQDLLAGNSSALIATIDAAGLLESLLSFMNAKESEFRCEDIRRVVLVLQGYAADYGYLLQQLPEGWKDIEENLDTMAERQETSEKA